In a genomic window of Occallatibacter riparius:
- a CDS encoding glycoside hydrolase family 31 protein: MRSIRSNYLTALFAIMSAATLTATSQEPAITVAKDAAGLVMHNGNETLHVSVCGPTVLHIVAGPGDPKGASPFTPWVQKPCEPGQFEFSQDDKEATLRTSALQLRVNLKNSTISFRNPAGDQLLTEMPDRKPRAYTPAVVNGENVLRVKTRFFVGATEGFYGLGQHQSGAFNYRGNVVELAQANTDVALPLLVSTNGYGILWNTASHSWFDNRFPSELTLSAEAADAIDYYFIYGPEMDQIIHTYRDMTGHAPLFGKWAYGFVQSKDRYRSAKELLDVAAQYREQHAPLDLIVQDWFWWKTEGDPTFDPNYLKPEPDVEGAIKKLHDEHVHTIISVWAVLDKKSDTYKKMEAEGLTISGTDDYDATNPKAREVYWNLLMGKMYAMGWDGFWLDSAEPECCNGFSDATLDSYKLSIGNGARYTNIFPLMHSGNVYDHWRKETDKRRIFILTRSAFAGQQRNATTIWSGDVTGTFSTFRKQIPAGLNFELSGIPYWTTDIAGYGWPWERDTRDPRYQELYARWFEFGTFCPIMRTHGHRSNNTNEIFSYGPQVPTLIAYDKLRYRMLPYIYSLAWKVTNDDYTIMRPLIMDWRTNEKVRDMGDEYMFGPAFLVIPVTEEGATSRRVYLPPAAAWYDFWTGAKLDGDKTITAGAPVDRIPLFVKAGTILPLGPEIEYATQSPDAPITLRIYRGADADFTLYEDEGDSYDYEKGAHATIALHWDEASSTLKIGAREGSYPGMPKTRTFRVIVVGAGKATGSQMEATVDKEIQYDGSPVTALLR, translated from the coding sequence ATGAGATCGATTCGCAGCAACTACCTCACCGCCCTGTTCGCAATTATGAGCGCGGCGACGCTGACAGCCACATCACAGGAACCAGCCATCACCGTCGCCAAGGACGCCGCAGGTCTGGTGATGCACAACGGCAACGAGACCCTGCACGTGAGCGTATGCGGCCCAACGGTATTGCACATCGTGGCTGGCCCAGGCGACCCGAAGGGCGCATCGCCCTTCACTCCGTGGGTGCAGAAACCGTGCGAACCGGGGCAATTCGAGTTCTCGCAGGACGACAAAGAAGCCACGCTGCGCACCTCCGCTCTGCAGTTGCGCGTCAACCTGAAGAACAGCACCATCTCCTTCCGCAACCCAGCCGGCGACCAACTCCTCACCGAAATGCCCGACCGAAAGCCGCGCGCCTATACGCCAGCCGTGGTCAACGGTGAAAACGTTTTGCGCGTCAAAACACGCTTCTTCGTCGGCGCCACCGAGGGCTTCTACGGCCTTGGCCAGCACCAGAGCGGCGCATTCAACTATCGCGGCAACGTCGTGGAACTTGCGCAGGCCAACACCGATGTCGCGTTGCCTCTGCTGGTCTCCACCAATGGCTATGGCATCTTGTGGAACACCGCCTCCCACTCCTGGTTCGACAACCGCTTTCCCAGCGAGCTGACGCTCAGCGCCGAAGCGGCCGACGCCATCGATTACTACTTCATCTACGGCCCGGAGATGGACCAGATCATCCATACGTACCGCGACATGACGGGTCACGCGCCTTTGTTCGGAAAGTGGGCCTACGGCTTTGTGCAGTCCAAGGACCGCTACCGCTCCGCGAAAGAGCTGCTCGACGTCGCCGCACAATATCGCGAGCAGCACGCGCCTCTCGATCTCATCGTGCAGGACTGGTTCTGGTGGAAGACCGAGGGTGACCCTACCTTCGATCCGAATTACCTGAAGCCCGAACCCGACGTGGAAGGCGCGATCAAAAAGCTGCATGACGAGCACGTGCACACCATCATCTCCGTCTGGGCCGTGCTCGACAAGAAATCCGACACATACAAGAAGATGGAGGCCGAAGGACTCACGATCTCCGGCACAGACGATTACGACGCCACCAATCCCAAGGCGCGCGAGGTCTACTGGAACCTGCTGATGGGCAAGATGTACGCAATGGGCTGGGACGGCTTCTGGCTCGACAGCGCGGAACCCGAGTGCTGCAACGGCTTCAGCGACGCAACACTCGACTCCTACAAGCTCTCCATCGGCAACGGCGCCCGCTATACCAACATCTTCCCGCTGATGCACTCAGGCAACGTCTACGACCACTGGCGCAAGGAGACCGACAAGCGGCGCATCTTCATCCTCACGCGCTCCGCCTTTGCCGGCCAGCAGCGAAACGCAACAACGATCTGGTCTGGGGACGTAACAGGAACATTCTCGACATTTCGCAAACAGATTCCCGCAGGCTTGAACTTCGAGCTTTCCGGCATTCCCTACTGGACCACTGACATCGCCGGCTACGGCTGGCCGTGGGAGCGCGACACCCGCGATCCGCGTTACCAGGAGCTCTATGCGCGCTGGTTCGAGTTCGGCACATTCTGCCCCATCATGCGCACCCACGGGCACCGCTCGAACAACACGAATGAGATCTTCTCCTATGGCCCGCAGGTGCCCACGCTCATCGCGTATGACAAGCTTCGCTACCGCATGCTGCCGTATATCTACTCGCTGGCGTGGAAGGTGACGAACGACGACTACACGATCATGCGCCCGCTGATCATGGACTGGCGTACCAACGAGAAAGTCCGCGACATGGGCGATGAGTACATGTTCGGACCTGCGTTCCTGGTCATCCCGGTAACGGAAGAGGGCGCGACCAGTCGCCGCGTCTATCTGCCGCCCGCTGCAGCCTGGTATGACTTCTGGACCGGTGCGAAACTCGATGGCGACAAGACCATCACCGCCGGCGCGCCGGTCGACCGGATTCCATTGTTTGTGAAGGCTGGCACGATCCTGCCACTCGGGCCGGAGATTGAATATGCGACCCAATCGCCCGATGCCCCAATCACGCTGCGCATCTATCGCGGCGCCGATGCAGACTTCACTCTGTACGAAGACGAAGGCGATTCCTACGACTACGAAAAGGGCGCGCACGCCACCATTGCGCTGCACTGGGACGAGGCATCTTCGACGCTGAAGATCGGCGCACGCGAAGGCAGCTATCCCGGCATGCCCAAGACCCGCACCTTCCGCGTGATCGTCGTTGGAGCGGGCAAGGCCACCGGCTCTCAGATGGAAGCGACCGTCGACAAGGAAATTCAGTACGACGGCTCGCCTGTAACTGCCCTGCTACGCTGA
- a CDS encoding cellulose synthase family protein: MVTAASVRLAFSSIERLAPALAFAPQNSLRHQLKTLFTDPFATVHHSFNWFDTLLLLPYFIVMIVLAAYGIHRYTMCYYYFKYRKNYNPNPPSHFADLPNVTVQLPIFNEQFVIDRLIEAVCAMEYPREKLEIQVLDDSTDETQEVARGIVDRYAALGHPIKYIHRTNRHGYKAGALDAGLKVAKGEFVAIFDADFVPPPDWLMRIVHHFAEPGIGMVQTRWTHLNRDYSLLTQIEAILLDGHFVLEHGARARSGQFFNFNGTAGMWRRQAIDDAGGWQHDTLTEDTDLSYRSQMAGWKFKYLPEIECPAELPIEMTAFKTQQARWAKGLIQTSIKVLPMMFRSDVPRKIKVESVYHLTANMSYPLMVIMTALLIPSMIVRFYQGWFQMLLIDVPLFTASTLSIAVFYVASQRVLFPKGWMKTFLYLPFLMALGVGLTVTNTKAVMEALFGIKSAFARTPKYRVAKKGEKSVAGKKYRKRLVLAPWIELFIGTYFLGAIIYCFSNHNYFTAPFLILFVIGYWYTGLMSLLQGRFERWRSGAITEEESSPKPFPVGV; the protein is encoded by the coding sequence ATCGTCACAGCAGCCAGCGTCCGCCTCGCCTTCAGTTCCATCGAGCGGCTCGCGCCGGCTCTGGCCTTTGCACCCCAGAACAGTCTGCGCCATCAGTTGAAGACCCTCTTCACTGACCCATTCGCGACGGTGCACCACTCGTTCAACTGGTTCGACACGCTTCTACTACTGCCCTACTTCATCGTCATGATCGTGCTGGCGGCCTACGGCATTCACCGCTACACGATGTGCTACTACTACTTCAAATACCGGAAGAACTATAACCCCAATCCTCCCAGCCACTTCGCTGATCTTCCCAACGTCACCGTCCAGCTCCCTATCTTCAACGAGCAGTTCGTCATCGACCGCCTCATTGAGGCCGTCTGCGCCATGGAGTACCCGCGCGAAAAGCTCGAGATCCAGGTCCTCGACGACTCCACCGATGAGACCCAGGAGGTCGCCCGCGGCATCGTCGATCGTTACGCCGCCCTGGGCCACCCCATCAAGTACATCCACCGCACCAATCGCCACGGCTACAAGGCAGGAGCCCTCGATGCGGGCCTCAAAGTAGCCAAAGGCGAGTTCGTCGCCATCTTCGACGCCGATTTCGTCCCCCCGCCCGACTGGCTCATGCGCATCGTCCACCACTTCGCCGAGCCCGGCATCGGCATGGTGCAGACTCGCTGGACCCACCTCAACCGCGACTACAGCCTCCTCACGCAGATTGAAGCCATCCTCCTCGACGGCCACTTCGTCCTCGAGCACGGCGCCCGCGCACGCTCTGGCCAGTTCTTCAACTTCAATGGAACCGCGGGCATGTGGCGCCGCCAGGCCATCGACGACGCCGGCGGCTGGCAGCACGACACCCTCACCGAGGACACCGACCTGAGCTATCGCTCGCAGATGGCCGGCTGGAAGTTCAAATATCTCCCCGAAATCGAGTGCCCCGCCGAGCTGCCCATTGAAATGACCGCCTTCAAAACTCAGCAGGCGCGCTGGGCCAAGGGACTCATCCAGACCAGCATCAAGGTCCTGCCCATGATGTTCCGCTCTGACGTGCCGCGGAAGATCAAGGTCGAGTCGGTCTACCACCTCACCGCCAACATGAGCTACCCGCTCATGGTCATCATGACCGCCCTGCTCATTCCCAGCATGATCGTCCGCTTCTACCAGGGCTGGTTTCAGATGCTGCTTATTGACGTGCCCCTCTTCACCGCGTCAACTCTTTCCATCGCCGTGTTTTATGTGGCCAGCCAGCGGGTCCTCTTCCCGAAAGGCTGGATGAAGACTTTCCTCTACTTGCCCTTCCTGATGGCCTTGGGCGTCGGCCTCACCGTGACCAACACTAAGGCCGTCATGGAGGCCCTGTTCGGTATCAAGAGCGCCTTCGCCCGCACCCCCAAGTACCGCGTCGCAAAGAAGGGCGAAAAGTCCGTCGCTGGCAAGAAATATCGCAAGCGCCTCGTCCTCGCCCCCTGGATCGAGCTCTTCATCGGCACCTACTTCCTCGGCGCCATCATCTACTGCTTCTCAAACCACAACTACTTCACCGCGCCCTTCCTGATCCTGTTCGTCATCGGCTACTGGTACACAGGCCTGATGAGCCTTCTGCAGGGGCGCTTTGAGCGCTGGCGCAGCGGTGCCATTACGGAAGAGGAATCCAGCCCCAAGCCCTTCCCGGTCGGCGTGTAG
- the guaB gene encoding IMP dehydrogenase — MLTKNLPEALTFDDVLLVPAYSDVVPTQVSTQTQLTRDIVLNTPLLSSAMDTVTESRMAIAMAQQGGIGIVHRNLSIEQQAGEIDKVKRSESGMIVDPVTIGPEQLISDALDVMRRYKISGVPVTQGSKLVGILTNRDLRFETRTDVPIGDVMTKENLITVPVGTTLEEAELILHQHRVEKLLVVNDQYELKGLITVKDIQKKLKYPNASKDEKGRLRVGGAIGATGDYLERAAELIKARVDVLAIDSAHGHSSRVLEAVRDVKKRFPSVGLLAGNVATYEGAKALIDAGADAVKVGIGPGSICTTRMVTGAGMPQITAIAEAYRAASEHGIPVVADGGIKYSGEITKAIAAGASTIMIGSLFAGVDESPGETILYQGRSFKTYRGMGSLSAMSQGSGERYFQSTADMATADSSEGVVQRERNGQNRLAKFVPEGIEGRVPYRGPLEAMVYQLVGGLKSGMGYLGCGTITELQEKAQFVRISGAGLRESHVHDVIITREAPNYHVE; from the coding sequence ATGCTCACGAAAAACCTTCCTGAAGCGCTGACGTTCGACGACGTCCTCCTTGTTCCCGCCTACAGCGATGTCGTTCCGACCCAGGTGAGCACACAGACGCAGCTCACGCGCGACATTGTCCTGAACACGCCTCTGCTCTCGTCGGCCATGGACACGGTGACCGAATCGCGCATGGCCATCGCCATGGCGCAGCAGGGCGGCATCGGCATCGTGCATCGCAATCTCAGCATCGAGCAGCAGGCTGGTGAGATTGACAAGGTCAAGCGCTCAGAGAGCGGCATGATCGTTGACCCCGTCACGATCGGCCCCGAGCAGCTGATCTCCGACGCGCTCGACGTCATGCGCCGTTACAAAATCTCCGGCGTGCCCGTCACTCAAGGAAGCAAGCTGGTCGGCATTCTCACCAACCGCGACCTGCGTTTCGAGACGCGCACCGATGTGCCCATCGGCGATGTGATGACCAAGGAGAACCTGATCACGGTTCCCGTGGGCACCACGCTCGAAGAGGCCGAGCTGATCCTGCATCAGCACCGTGTGGAGAAGCTCCTCGTCGTGAACGACCAGTACGAGTTGAAGGGCCTCATCACCGTCAAGGACATTCAGAAGAAACTGAAGTATCCCAACGCGAGCAAGGATGAAAAGGGCCGTCTTCGCGTCGGCGGTGCAATCGGCGCAACTGGGGACTATCTCGAGCGCGCTGCCGAACTGATCAAGGCCCGCGTAGACGTGCTTGCCATCGATTCCGCGCACGGACATTCGTCGCGCGTCCTCGAAGCGGTGCGCGACGTGAAGAAGCGATTCCCCAGCGTCGGTCTGCTCGCCGGAAACGTGGCCACCTACGAAGGCGCAAAGGCCCTCATCGATGCGGGCGCTGATGCCGTGAAGGTCGGCATCGGTCCCGGCTCCATCTGCACTACGCGCATGGTCACTGGCGCGGGCATGCCGCAGATCACGGCCATCGCTGAAGCCTATCGCGCAGCAAGCGAGCACGGAATTCCCGTCGTAGCTGACGGTGGCATCAAGTACTCAGGCGAAATCACGAAGGCTATCGCCGCCGGCGCCAGCACCATCATGATCGGCTCGCTGTTCGCAGGTGTGGACGAGAGCCCGGGCGAAACGATCCTCTACCAGGGCCGCAGCTTCAAAACCTATCGCGGCATGGGTTCACTTTCCGCCATGAGCCAGGGTTCGGGCGAGCGCTACTTCCAGAGCACTGCGGACATGGCTACCGCGGATTCAAGCGAAGGCGTGGTCCAGCGCGAGCGCAACGGCCAGAACCGCCTCGCGAAGTTCGTACCCGAGGGTATCGAAGGCCGTGTCCCCTATCGCGGGCCTCTCGAAGCCATGGTTTACCAGCTCGTCGGCGGTCTCAAGTCGGGCATGGGGTACCTGGGCTGCGGCACCATAACCGAGTTGCAGGAGAAGGCGCAGTTCGTGCGCATATCCGGTGCCGGCCTTCGCGAGAGCCACGTCCACGACGTGATCATCACCCGCGAGGCGCCCAACTACCATGTCGAGTAG
- a CDS encoding anaerobic sulfatase maturase → MPDPGFHIMTKPIGPLCNLDCSYCFYLEKEKLYPGATQWAMPPEVLERYISEYIAAQPPDAPEIHFAWQGGEPTLLGLDFFRNIVTLQQKHTPGKVIRNALQTNATLVDEEWAAFLAEHNFLVGVSIDGPRELHDCYRVDKGQAPTFDRVLRGIARLKAHNVEFNTLTVVHRKNAQHPLDVYRFLKEAGSGFIQFIPVVERKAAQSAGDGLVLIQPSSPQPAEVTDWSVEPLAYGKFLAAIFDEWVKQDVGRVFIQQFDVALESWLGLQQSLCVFRPTCGSALALEHNGDLYSCDHFVYPEHKLGNIADTGLRAMTSSAQQRAFGLAKRDMLPRMCRQCDVRFACNGECPKHRFLTTPDGEPGLNYLCAGYKHFFHHIDPFMQFMASELRAGRPPANIMRFLGR, encoded by the coding sequence ATGCCCGATCCCGGCTTTCACATCATGACCAAGCCCATCGGCCCTCTCTGCAATCTCGACTGCAGTTACTGCTTCTATCTCGAAAAGGAAAAGCTTTATCCCGGCGCCACCCAGTGGGCCATGCCACCCGAAGTGCTCGAGCGCTACATCTCCGAGTACATCGCCGCCCAGCCACCTGACGCTCCTGAAATCCACTTCGCCTGGCAGGGCGGTGAGCCCACCCTCCTCGGCCTCGATTTCTTCCGCAACATCGTCACCCTCCAGCAGAAACACACCCCCGGCAAAGTCATTCGCAACGCACTCCAGACCAACGCCACGCTCGTCGACGAGGAATGGGCCGCATTCCTCGCCGAACACAACTTCCTCGTCGGCGTCTCCATCGACGGTCCCCGCGAACTGCACGACTGCTACCGCGTCGACAAGGGCCAGGCTCCCACGTTCGATCGCGTCCTGCGCGGAATCGCCCGCCTCAAAGCCCACAACGTCGAGTTCAATACCCTCACCGTCGTACACCGCAAGAATGCGCAGCACCCCCTCGACGTCTATCGCTTTCTCAAAGAGGCAGGCAGCGGATTCATCCAGTTCATACCCGTCGTCGAGCGCAAGGCTGCGCAATCCGCCGGCGACGGCCTCGTCCTCATCCAGCCATCTTCACCGCAGCCCGCCGAAGTCACGGACTGGTCCGTCGAGCCGCTTGCCTACGGCAAGTTTCTCGCCGCCATCTTCGATGAGTGGGTCAAGCAGGATGTCGGCCGAGTTTTCATCCAGCAATTCGACGTCGCGCTCGAAAGCTGGCTCGGCCTTCAGCAAAGCCTCTGCGTCTTCCGCCCCACCTGCGGCTCAGCGCTCGCGCTCGAACACAATGGCGACCTTTACTCCTGCGACCACTTCGTCTACCCGGAACACAAACTCGGCAACATCGCCGACACCGGCCTGCGCGCGATGACCTCCTCCGCGCAGCAGAGGGCCTTTGGCCTCGCCAAGCGCGACATGCTCCCGCGCATGTGCCGCCAGTGCGACGTCCGCTTCGCCTGCAATGGCGAGTGCCCCAAGCACCGCTTCCTCACCACACCCGACGGTGAACCAGGACTCAATTACCTCTGCGCCGGCTACAAGCACTTTTTCCATCACATCGACCCCTTCATGCAGTTCATGGCCTCCGAGCTTCGCGCCGGCCGCCCACCAGCGAACATCATGCGCTTCCTAGGCCGCTGA
- a CDS encoding VanZ family protein, which yields MSSSAVGRWIRVWWPVVLMIAIIFTESTQTFGSDNTTGPLRYIFQLIFGQVPDDRWEIVHHFTRKTGHFVGYGLVGLSWFRAWRMTRSQWRFRIDALFALIATAVIASCDEFHQSFLPNRTSSPWDVLLDCTGAFIFILLACAVARMRRVHPIAQAA from the coding sequence ATGTCGAGTAGCGCTGTAGGCCGCTGGATCCGGGTCTGGTGGCCGGTCGTCCTGATGATCGCAATCATCTTCACCGAATCGACCCAGACCTTCGGCTCAGATAACACGACTGGTCCGTTGCGCTATATCTTTCAGTTGATCTTCGGGCAGGTGCCAGATGACCGCTGGGAGATCGTTCATCACTTCACGCGGAAGACCGGCCACTTCGTCGGCTATGGACTGGTCGGCCTGAGCTGGTTCCGCGCCTGGCGGATGACCCGTTCTCAATGGCGCTTCCGAATCGATGCCCTCTTCGCCCTGATCGCAACGGCAGTCATCGCGAGTTGCGATGAGTTTCATCAGTCGTTCCTGCCCAACCGCACCTCGTCTCCCTGGGATGTGCTGCTCGACTGCACCGGCGCCTTCATCTTCATTTTGCTTGCCTGCGCCGTAGCCCGAATGCGCCGTGTCCATCCCATCGCGCAGGCCGCATAG
- a CDS encoding energy transducer TonB: protein MSLEPASDSLFQQHAATHTNPWSVGTSVIVNGSILALLLCIGLGRKTPLPLVSRLGHVSLHDYTLFAPPSTHGGNGGGNHDLLPAIEGRLPQFQRTPIIPPQVQALDKPILALNPAIAVPPDVKLPDNPTLPNLGVYRSSNTVVLSNGPGSDAGIGSGKHGGVGNGKGNRGWGSDDGPGVYSPGVNGVSPPVPLFEPEAEFSDEARRQKYQGVCMISLIVDAHGNPRNVRVVHPLGMGLDERALQAVQLYRFKPAMKDGHPVPVAITVAVNFHLF, encoded by the coding sequence ATGTCCTTGGAGCCAGCATCGGACTCGCTCTTTCAACAGCACGCAGCCACGCACACCAATCCGTGGAGCGTCGGCACCTCCGTCATCGTCAACGGCAGTATTCTTGCCTTGCTGCTCTGCATCGGACTCGGCCGCAAGACGCCTCTGCCGCTCGTAAGCCGCCTCGGCCACGTGAGCCTGCACGACTACACTCTCTTCGCGCCACCCAGCACCCACGGCGGAAACGGCGGCGGCAACCATGACCTGCTCCCCGCAATTGAAGGCCGTCTGCCCCAGTTCCAGCGCACTCCCATCATTCCTCCCCAAGTCCAGGCGCTCGACAAGCCGATCCTCGCCCTGAATCCCGCCATCGCCGTTCCGCCCGACGTGAAACTCCCCGACAACCCAACCCTGCCCAACCTCGGCGTCTACCGCTCCTCCAACACCGTCGTCCTCTCCAACGGACCCGGCTCTGACGCCGGAATCGGTTCCGGCAAACATGGCGGCGTCGGAAACGGCAAAGGAAACCGCGGTTGGGGGTCCGACGACGGCCCAGGTGTGTACTCTCCCGGCGTCAACGGGGTCTCCCCGCCCGTCCCCCTCTTCGAGCCGGAAGCCGAGTTCTCCGACGAAGCCCGTCGCCAGAAGTATCAGGGCGTCTGCATGATCTCCCTCATCGTCGACGCCCACGGGAATCCCCGCAACGTCCGCGTCGTCCACCCCCTCGGCATGGGTCTCGACGAAAGGGCCCTCCAGGCTGTTCAGCTCTATCGCTTCAAACCCGCCATGAAGGACGGCCATCCGGTCCCCGTCGCCATTACCGTCGCGGTGAACTTCCATCTCTTCTGA